The following coding sequences are from one Deltaproteobacteria bacterium window:
- a CDS encoding response regulator transcription factor gives MRILIIEDNPDILANVADYLTLKGHVVDCAQDGLSGLHLAVTGSHDLIVLDVMLPSIDGYQICKRLREDAGSEIPIIMLTARDTLDDRLHGLDIGADDYLVKPFALAELHARILAVLRRGGGHARGLRVSDLHYDLDTLRVTRGGASLKLNPLGLKLLEILMRKSPAVVRRETLEAELWGENCPDSDSLRTHVHQLRQVLDKPFGHPLLHTVHGIGYRLAEDDDAR, from the coding sequence GTGCGCATTCTGATCATCGAGGACAATCCGGACATCCTGGCCAACGTGGCCGACTATCTGACCCTCAAGGGCCATGTCGTGGACTGCGCCCAGGACGGACTGAGCGGCCTGCACCTGGCCGTGACCGGAAGCCATGACCTCATCGTACTCGACGTCATGCTGCCCAGCATCGACGGCTACCAGATCTGCAAACGACTGCGCGAGGACGCGGGCAGTGAGATCCCCATCATCATGCTCACGGCCCGCGACACCCTGGACGACCGCTTGCACGGCCTGGACATCGGGGCCGACGACTATCTGGTCAAACCCTTCGCCCTGGCCGAGCTGCACGCCCGCATCCTGGCCGTGCTGCGGCGCGGCGGAGGGCACGCGCGCGGTCTGCGCGTCAGCGATCTGCACTACGACCTGGACACCCTGCGGGTCACACGGGGCGGCGCGTCCCTCAAGCTCAATCCCCTGGGCCTCAAATTGCTGGAAATCCTGATGCGCAAGAGTCCGGCCGTGGTCCGCCGCGAAACCCTGGAAGCCGAACTGTGGGGCGAAAACTGCCCGGACAGCGACAGCCTGCGCACCCACGTCCACCAGTTGCGCCAAGTCCTGGACAAACCCTTTGGCCATCCCCTGCTGCACACCGTGCACGGCATCGGATACCGTCTGGCCGAGGACGACGATGCTCGCTAA
- a CDS encoding HAMP domain-containing histidine kinase — MLAKLPLARRIVLAFVLMTALVSGLFSWGIYGTVLFVEEHLVSKELEGELASALEDMAAGRPPRLDARTRLLSSDSTDHPIPDRFRALPEGFTEIANEREAVYVFLRDVGETRHALIQEQSEFEAREHVLFNVALAGFLLCVAGSWALGEFMAARVMEPVTRLARRVQGADRRAPLAPEFADDEIGRLAATFDAAFAQLRQALDRERLFTSDVSHELRTPLMVIASSCELLRESSLTPDQQTQIRRIESATGDMRTLIQAFLLLARSQVRENAAEERITLLQAARDQALHWKTRFRDKGLEFSIIEEETDTGRYNQTFLNTVLSNLLRNAWHYTDRGQVRLVLGRDGFRVEDSGPGIPDEDRERIFDPFVRGSHTRGEGLGLGLSLVQRICAHQGWTITATAMTPRGSCFKIALQQRHP; from the coding sequence ATGCTCGCTAAGCTGCCCCTGGCCCGCCGCATCGTCCTGGCCTTCGTACTCATGACCGCCCTGGTCAGCGGCCTCTTCTCCTGGGGCATCTACGGCACGGTGCTCTTCGTGGAGGAGCACTTGGTGTCCAAGGAACTGGAGGGAGAACTCGCCAGCGCGCTGGAGGACATGGCCGCCGGCCGCCCACCGCGTCTCGATGCCCGGACCCGCCTCCTGTCCTCCGATTCCACGGACCATCCCATTCCTGACCGTTTCCGTGCACTGCCTGAAGGCTTCACCGAGATCGCCAACGAGCGCGAGGCGGTCTATGTTTTCCTGCGCGACGTGGGGGAAACCCGCCATGCCCTGATCCAGGAGCAAAGCGAGTTCGAGGCCCGCGAACATGTATTGTTCAATGTGGCCCTGGCCGGATTCCTGCTGTGCGTGGCCGGATCGTGGGCGTTGGGTGAATTCATGGCCGCGCGGGTCATGGAGCCGGTCACGCGCCTGGCCCGCCGCGTACAGGGCGCGGACCGCCGCGCTCCCCTGGCTCCGGAATTCGCCGACGATGAAATCGGCCGCCTGGCCGCGACCTTCGACGCCGCCTTTGCCCAGCTCCGCCAGGCCCTGGACCGGGAACGCCTCTTCACCAGCGACGTCAGCCACGAACTGCGCACCCCGCTCATGGTCATCGCCTCGTCCTGCGAACTGCTGCGGGAATCCTCCCTCACGCCGGACCAGCAAACCCAGATTCGCCGCATCGAAAGCGCGACCGGCGACATGCGCACCCTGATCCAGGCCTTCCTGCTCCTGGCCCGATCCCAAGTACGCGAAAACGCGGCCGAGGAACGGATCACCCTGCTCCAGGCCGCGCGCGACCAGGCCCTGCATTGGAAAACGCGCTTCCGGGACAAGGGCCTGGAGTTTTCCATCATCGAGGAAGAGACCGACACGGGCCGCTACAACCAGACCTTCCTGAACACGGTCCTTTCCAACCTGCTCCGCAACGCCTGGCACTACACGGACCGTGGCCAGGTCCGCTTGGTGCTGGGACGCGACGGATTCCGCGTCGAGGACAGCGGTCCCGGCATCCCGGACGAAGACCGGGAGCGGATCTTCGACCCCTTCGTGCGCGGTTCCCACACACGGGGCGAAGGTCTGGGCCTGGGCCTGTCCCTGGTGCAACGCATCTGCGCCCACCAAGGCTGGACCATCACGGCCACGGCCATGACGCCGCGCGGAAGCTGCTTCAAAATCGCCTTGCAACAACGCCACCCCTGA
- a CDS encoding CBS domain-containing protein → MLLRKRAWDIMREDFAAVREDASLSEAIRALSASREKQPDSSFVLVFSKSDHFLGILSMWNLVQGMGPCLLKGALGDGPDVDWDKAFGLACRNCAQVRISECLQTDVPVLKPNDPLARVLEVFLDYRRGRAVVEEGGRVIGVVTLADLFKEIAGSLDA, encoded by the coding sequence ATGCTGTTACGTAAACGAGCCTGGGATATCATGCGCGAGGATTTCGCTGCGGTGCGTGAAGACGCGAGCCTGTCCGAGGCCATCCGCGCCTTGAGCGCCAGCCGGGAAAAGCAGCCAGACAGTTCGTTTGTGCTGGTTTTTTCCAAAAGCGACCATTTTTTGGGAATCCTGTCCATGTGGAACCTTGTTCAGGGCATGGGCCCATGCCTGCTCAAGGGTGCTCTTGGGGATGGTCCCGATGTTGACTGGGACAAGGCCTTTGGTCTGGCCTGCCGTAACTGCGCCCAGGTCCGGATTTCGGAATGTCTGCAAACCGATGTGCCGGTGCTCAAGCCCAACGATCCCCTGGCCCGGGTTCTGGAGGTTTTTCTTGATTACCGGCGGGGACGGGCCGTGGTCGAGGAAGGCGGCCGCGTCATCGGCGTGGTCACTCTGGCCGATTTGTTCAAGGAGATCGCCGGCTCGCTTGATGCCTAG
- a CDS encoding HD domain-containing protein — MASIRKGLLQLVFSGSFMKRWNDKMRPMELVEVDKQAHKMIAAWLLFELNSRDLSPRDKSSLGEEIVRGGIFDYLYRLVITDIKPPIFYQIKANPAHYQKLTAWVLEQLQPRVQPLGKDFWDGMCRHFELQARREQRLATRILDAAHLFASRWEFHLIRGMNTWDEEMDDIEANFRHGLEAHLDLIGVSQLLEGPTTRLGKFAYMCGQLRFQKRWSQTPRIPETSVLGHMFIVACLAYFFSLAAGACPVRRHNNFFAGLFHDIPELLTRDIISPVKSSVQGIGDLIREYEAQEVERRLFSILDRSVYTSLIERLSYFLGIAVGSEFESTILRDGVARIVSWDQLQGAYNKDEFCPKDGRMLKICDHLAAFLEAYTALSNGITNDQLQQALWRIRTKYQNESLTEDLHIGALLADFD; from the coding sequence GTGGCCAGTATTCGCAAGGGGCTGTTGCAGCTAGTTTTTTCGGGAAGCTTCATGAAGCGTTGGAACGACAAGATGCGCCCCATGGAGCTTGTGGAGGTGGACAAGCAGGCGCACAAGATGATCGCTGCGTGGCTTCTTTTCGAGCTCAATTCCCGCGACTTGTCGCCGCGGGATAAATCCAGCCTGGGCGAGGAGATCGTCCGGGGAGGAATTTTCGATTATCTCTATCGCCTGGTCATCACGGATATCAAGCCGCCCATTTTTTATCAGATCAAGGCCAATCCCGCTCATTATCAAAAGCTCACGGCCTGGGTGCTTGAGCAGCTCCAGCCCCGGGTACAACCCCTGGGCAAGGATTTTTGGGATGGAATGTGTCGTCATTTCGAACTTCAGGCCCGTCGGGAGCAGCGGTTGGCCACCCGGATTCTGGACGCGGCCCATCTGTTCGCCTCGCGTTGGGAGTTTCATCTTATCCGGGGCATGAATACCTGGGACGAGGAGATGGACGACATCGAGGCCAATTTCCGGCATGGCCTGGAAGCGCATCTTGACTTGATCGGGGTGTCCCAGCTTTTGGAGGGGCCAACCACCCGTCTGGGAAAATTCGCCTATATGTGCGGCCAGTTGCGTTTTCAGAAGCGTTGGTCCCAGACGCCGCGCATTCCGGAGACCTCGGTTCTGGGGCACATGTTCATCGTGGCCTGTCTGGCTTATTTTTTCAGCCTCGCGGCCGGAGCCTGCCCGGTGCGGCGTCACAACAATTTTTTTGCCGGGCTCTTTCATGATATTCCGGAACTGTTGACGCGGGATATCATTTCCCCGGTCAAGAGTTCGGTCCAGGGCATCGGGGATTTGATTCGTGAATACGAGGCCCAGGAAGTGGAGCGACGTCTTTTTTCCATCCTGGACCGCTCCGTGTATACCAGCCTCATCGAGCGATTGAGCTATTTTTTGGGCATTGCCGTGGGCTCGGAGTTCGAATCCACGATCTTGCGGGATGGCGTTGCGCGTATTGTCAGCTGGGATCAGCTCCAAGGCGCGTACAACAAAGACGAATTCTGTCCCAAGGATGGACGGATGCTCAAGATTTGCGATCATTTGGCCGCGTTTCTGGAGGCATACACGGCCCTGTCCAACGGTATCACCAACGATCAGCTCCAACAGGCGCTGTGGCGGATTCGGACCAAATACCAGAACGAATCCCTGACCGAGGACCTGCATATTGGCGCCCTGCTCGCGGATTTTGATTGA
- a CDS encoding 50S ribosomal protein L13 has protein sequence MKTYSPKASELTHKWYLVDAKDKVLGRLATEIASRLRGKHKAEFAPHMDNGDFIIVINADKIKVTGNKLAQKVYYRHTHHIGGLKETTLQEMLNKKPSDVITKAVRGMLPKSALGYQLITKLKVYPGAEHPHQAQQPEVLDI, from the coding sequence ATGAAGACGTACAGTCCCAAAGCAAGTGAATTGACCCATAAATGGTATCTTGTCGACGCCAAGGACAAGGTCCTGGGACGGCTTGCCACGGAAATTGCTTCCCGCCTTCGCGGCAAGCACAAAGCAGAATTTGCCCCGCACATGGACAATGGTGACTTCATCATTGTAATCAACGCGGACAAAATCAAGGTGACTGGCAACAAACTCGCCCAGAAGGTCTATTACCGGCATACGCACCATATCGGCGGCCTCAAGGAAACCACCCTGCAGGAAATGCTGAACAAGAAACCCTCGGACGTCATCACCAAGGCTGTTCGCGGCATGCTGCCCAAAAGCGCCCTGGGCTACCAGCTGATCACGAAACTGAAGGTTTACCCCGGCGCGGAACACCCCCATCAGGCGCAGCAGCCTGAAGTGCTGGACATCTAA
- a CDS encoding 30S ribosomal protein S9 gives MSQDFFYGTGKRKTSVSRTRLYKGTGSITINGRELGDYFPRATLQMIIRQPLKLTKTLEKLNIACRVTGGGLSGQAQAVRHGISRALLEFDPELRGVLKRAGFLTRDSRVKERKKYGQRAARARYQYSKR, from the coding sequence ATGAGTCAAGATTTCTTCTATGGTACCGGCAAAAGAAAGACGTCCGTTTCCCGGACCAGATTGTACAAAGGCACGGGGAGCATCACCATCAACGGCCGTGAACTGGGTGATTATTTTCCCCGGGCCACGTTGCAGATGATCATCCGCCAGCCGCTCAAGCTGACAAAAACACTGGAAAAACTGAACATCGCCTGTCGGGTCACCGGCGGCGGCTTGTCCGGCCAGGCCCAGGCCGTGCGGCACGGCATCAGCCGCGCCCTGCTGGAATTCGATCCGGAACTGCGTGGCGTGCTCAAACGCGCCGGCTTCCTGACCCGTGATTCCCGCGTCAAGGAAAGAAAGAAGTACGGCCAGCGCGCCGCCCGCGCCCGCTACCAGTACTCCAAGCGTTAA